From the genome of Solanum dulcamara chromosome 12, daSolDulc1.2, whole genome shotgun sequence:
accattaaatgcTCACTTTAATTTCCAAAATctccataatattgacataaaataagatttatcattaaaataagcctagaatgttttcacccgaattatgttaccaaaacAGTAAATTCGATAAGCCAAGTACCTccagttgtatctaaattttaaaaatgaacaTCAAAATTGGACTTTATGCCCTTCACGGaacttttagatctatgtcttaagtttgcaacccaaaagaaatcaccGCAAAACATATTATGTacaaaaaaatatcatcaaaacactaactgAACACATGAGGGATTTTAAAATCAAGAATCTAGACAGAACTTGTCCTATGATTCATCCTCTTTTTTTGACTTAATAACAACAGATCTATgctccaacataaacataagagttgtaggtacgtgttttagcttttcaaaacatatttatttactaaaatcaaaggtctacacaatgagatatttaAGAATTACTTCTAGCTACATAATCCAAAAACGGATTTGAACACTTACCACAAGAGAGGGGGGGCTGCTTTGAGTTCTAATTGAAAGGACAAGTTTTCTTGGTGAATTTTGTGAGGAATTATGCTGGAGGGAGGGCTCAAAGTGTCTCATTGGCTTTGAGAATCCCAAATTGAGAGAGAAAGTGTAATAGAAAGTCAAGTGTAATAGAAAGTCTTCCAAGGTGATACTTATCACCTAGCACTTACTAGAAATGTGCTTGCCCCAAAAAGTAAAAATGGACAGCCCAAATgcatacatatatgtatatatatttatatgtaaaggaaaattttaattagtagtttacataaATATCTCAATACGATCTCCTAAACTACAATCACAATCTATGGTAAGCAAATTTTAAAACCTCGCAAAATGTCAAATTCATAAAAAGtgagtaaaacataatatatttacTAAGGAATGTCTCATCGAAGTGTGAATACTATCTTATATAATTAGGGGCATTACAAGAATTACCTATCATAAAGACATATTTGTCTATAAATGTTGTTATCCACTTATCGTATATCCTCCAAAAATTAGATTgatgaaaaaattatcttatttttttctctattcaaatttaataaaatttctatCCCATTTTATTAGGAGTAAATATTAGATCTCACATACTGAGTCAACCTTAATTCTTATgttcaaataattaaaaacatatatatacatatatatataatatatattaaaaaatatcttatatatattgtataattttttacGAGGAGGTTCACTCATAGATCCGCCCGTCGATATAATAAGGCTAATTTGCTAACAACAatgctatttttaataattcaaagatatttttgaattaattaatgggtatttttattttattttcaaaaatttaggagtgtttttttaatcaatttccattttaaattcttttcaaCTGTATTAGTGGGCACGTCAGAGACATCGGAGAGGCGATAACTGCAGGGAGGAGCTCGAAGCTGGAGCTGGCGTCGATGACAGTGAAAACTGAAAAGAATGGCCATGACTGACGGGTGGATCAGATTTTAGCTGAAAACTGAAACTTCCCTAATTTCGCTATGTGCAATTGCTTATCTCCTACTACTTTCTTTTCTCATTCTTCTTGGTTTTCATTTGGCTTCACTAGTGCAAAATTGACCAGCAATGGTGTTCCTTACTCACATCGCAATTTAGAACTTGGATTTTACAGGacagagttcaagagtgagGATTTCAAACTGGGGAAAGGGAAAAGGAACATTCCCAAGTTATGTAGTTCAGATGGGTATGATTTTTTCGACGATTTATGgttaaaagaaaaggaagaaactGAAATTCCTGTAATTTCAGCTTCAAGAATTGAAAAACAAGCAGATATTCCAACTCCCAGCAAAGGAATTGATGATGATAGAGGCGTTGGGTTTCTTGAATTGGGCAGAGAAGCAGAGGAGATAATGAAAACAGATGTGGGATTGGAAAAGGGAATTGTGCGGAGGAAGAAGCAAATGATGAAAAGATCGAATTTGATTGCGAAGCAAGTGATCAGCATTCAATCTGCTCTCAGCTTGGGGTTTGTTTCGCAGCTTTGGGTGGATATAAATTCTGTACATTCCACAACCCTTCTACTTTAATCTGCTttagaaatatatataactaatacatatattattttatgtgatATTGAAGGTGGattaactaatacatgtataactaatatatatatataaaataatacataaatttacTCATAAATAATTTCTACATTACTAATATGTGCACAACTCTAACCAACTACCAAATGACAATGTACAAATTTCTTACACTGATTAGGAAATTGGTAATAGACCGGCCTCATAGTTTTAAAGGGTCATTTGATAGCTGGTTTGGATGTGAGTTATGGAAATATTAGATCCTATATAAGTAATAACACATTTGGTAGCTGGTTGGCAGGTAAGttattcatgaataaaattAATACGGTGTTTAGTTTGCAAATTAGAAATCTGCATAAgtaatacatgtataagttatgagggaatttatgtattattttatattggaTAGAAGGtggaataactaatacatgaaatccccccataaaataatacatagttTTTTTCATAACTAATCCTTGTATTACTAATGTATGCATAACTCTAACcagctatcaaacaactcttaGAAGTCCATTTACTCAATTTCTACATTTTTGCTCTTTGAGatttgagatggtttgggcatgggCAGAGGAGAGGTGTCGACGCCCCAGTTAGCCGGTTCGAGTAGTTGGATTTGGGGGTTATGcggagaggtagaggtagaccgaaaaaatattggggagaggtgattagacaagatatgatgctactccatatcaccgaggacatgaccttagatagaaaggagtggaggtcgcggattaggtagaaggctagtagggatagaattGCGTTTTGCCTTGTGTTGGTTTAGGGTTGTTCGTAGGTCTAGTGTGCCATTATAGTTAtgttgttattgcctttaaTTATCACGTTACTTTACTATCGTTATTGTTCTTTTCttgtaaatttatttatttatttatatttatatttattttttggttttattttattttattttgtttatttttttgctttgccattatgctatatatattacTTTTCTCTCTAACTTGGAGTCGTGActtttgagtcgagggtctttcggaaacagcctctctatctctatgaggtagtggtaaggtctgcgtacatcctaccctccccagactccacttgtgggatttcacggGGTATGCTGTTGTTGTTGAGATTTGAGAGGCTTGTTTTCAGTAATAGGTGTTATCTTCTGATTTACTTACTGTTTTCCTTTTCCACAGTGGATTGTTTTCCTAGTTGAAGTGAGGCCAAACTTACTTTCTGGTGAAGGGGAAAAGTTTCTGCTGGAGGATGTCAAACAGGTAACATAAAAGTTGTAGCTTTCAAAGGTCTACTTTTCTATCTCAAGCTTGTGATTCAACCGTTTAAGATTGTTTCTTTACTAATACAACATAGAATTAGATAATTAATCTGACATTTGTAGAATATATCAAGGTTTGGTTATGAATTCCCTACTGCCTGTACAacttcatcatcattattagaCTTGTCTAAAGAATAGAGTTTGCAGTTCCAGGATACAACCTTTCTTAGCTGCTTTTTTATAATAGTGCAAGTCTTTCAGGGATCCTAATTCTGCTAACTGTAGCCtgttcaaaagaaaaaaataaataataatacaaaacaTAGTTCCAGAATGCTCTCTGGGACTGAGGCACGATGTTAACTCCCACGTGGGCGGGGGGATGATTTTGGACAATGTGCGGAATAGGTTATGCttcttatgttttatttgaagCTAAACTTAGAAGAGTATTTTGCCTTTCAGAAGTTGAAGagattttcctttatttttagtttcaaaagaaattttccTTTTAAGACGTACTTCAAATTCTCCACTTCATCAAAACATCCTGAAATTCTTTCCAAATGAGGTAGAAGTCATGCACCTTAATCTGTTTGGTATCAGGGGTACCTTTATGAGCTTTTCAGATTTCAACTTTTCTCTGATTCCAAAATTTGTATTCTGTGTATCCTGGACTGTTACTGAATTAATCTGCCTGTTactttctttccgattatgatGCTATTAACTGTATATTTTCAATGTTCATTGCAGGTAGGAGATGTTGTGCTTGTTGAGGATGATAGTGTGATGGAAAATGAATTTAAGCTTGTTGGACTGCAGACATTGGTATGCTCTCTTATTTCTTGTTGGTTACCTGTGGAGA
Proteins encoded in this window:
- the LOC129877264 gene encoding uncharacterized protein LOC129877264; its protein translation is MCNCLSPTTFFSHSSWFSFGFTSAKLTSNGVPYSHRNLELGFYRTEFKSEDFKLGKGKRNIPKLCSSDGYDFFDDLWLKEKEETEIPVISASRIEKQADIPTPSKGIDDDRGVGFLELGREAEEIMKTDVGLEKGIVRRKKQMMKRSNLIAKQVISIQSALSLGFVSQLWVDINSWIVFLVEVRPNLLSGEGEKFLLEDVKQVGDVVLVEDDSVMENEFKLVGLQTLLGYNVVTPRQRNIGKVRGYTFNINSGAVESLELDSLGISIIPSTLVSTYCLFVEDVVDVLSDTIVVQEAAASRLQRLTKGFWDAQTMAYSADEMQDYTNLRNTRAKPEYNRSRKKSSAKRLRKKMKEFADEWDLPMDFF